A region of Vibrio chagasii DNA encodes the following proteins:
- a CDS encoding SDR family oxidoreductase, translating into MNKSILITGCSTGIGYTCAHALHKRGFHVIASCRDPQDVQRLQEEGLTCIQLDLANKDSIENGAKQAIELAPNGLYGLFNNGAYGQAGALEDLPTQGLREQFETNFFGWHHLVCQILPHMRERGEGRIVQNSSVLGFAAMKYRGAYNASKFAIEGWTDTLRLELHGSGIHISLLQPGPIETQFRTNALKAFNKWINIEGSVHQHAYQQQKDRLEKESSNNAFVLPAESCIEPVCHALTADKPKLRYRVTTPTKVFAVLKRLLPSRLLDPILRKAA; encoded by the coding sequence GTGAACAAGTCGATTCTCATCACTGGTTGCTCAACTGGCATTGGATACACCTGTGCTCACGCACTTCACAAACGCGGCTTTCATGTCATCGCATCTTGCCGCGACCCACAAGACGTTCAACGCCTTCAAGAAGAAGGTCTCACCTGTATTCAGTTGGATCTTGCCAACAAGGACAGTATTGAGAACGGAGCGAAACAAGCCATCGAGCTAGCACCAAATGGATTGTATGGCCTGTTCAATAATGGTGCATATGGTCAGGCAGGTGCTTTAGAAGATCTACCGACGCAAGGGCTAAGAGAACAGTTCGAAACCAACTTCTTTGGTTGGCACCACCTCGTTTGCCAGATCCTGCCTCATATGCGAGAGCGTGGCGAAGGGCGTATTGTCCAAAACAGTTCTGTACTCGGCTTTGCTGCAATGAAATATCGTGGAGCGTATAACGCATCAAAGTTTGCTATTGAAGGTTGGACAGACACTCTACGTTTAGAGCTGCATGGCAGTGGCATACACATTTCATTACTCCAACCCGGCCCAATCGAAACCCAATTTAGAACCAACGCCTTAAAAGCTTTCAATAAGTGGATCAACATAGAAGGTAGTGTTCATCAGCACGCTTACCAACAACAAAAAGATCGACTTGAAAAAGAATCATCGAATAACGCTTTTGTTTTGCCTGCCGAAAGTTGTATCGAACCCGTTTGTCACGCGCTCACCGCCGATAAACCCAAGCTAAGGTACCGAGTCACCACTCCTACTAAAGTGTTCGCGGTATTGAAAAGATTACTGCCGAGCCGTTTGCTAGACCCTATTCTCAGAAAAGCCGCATAA
- a CDS encoding DUF1538 domain-containing protein — MISAQQFIDTFLGTVMDVIPIAVIIFGFQLAVLRRPVNNLPKVLIGFFYVILGLSLFLMGLELALFPLGETMAMQLTEPTFLSEFKFSSGIDLAWFDYYWVYLFAFCIGFSTTIAEPSLIAVAIKANQVSGGSISVNGLRIAVALGVAIGISLGSYRIVAGDPIHYYIIVGYVVVVIQTFYAPKLIVPLAYDSGGVTTSTVTVPLVTALGLGLASTVPGRNPVIDGFGLIAFASLFPIISVMGYAQITQWLNRLHTSEESKDAL; from the coding sequence ATGATCAGTGCTCAACAGTTTATCGACACCTTTCTCGGCACTGTGATGGATGTGATTCCGATTGCGGTGATCATATTTGGTTTTCAATTGGCGGTGCTACGCAGGCCAGTCAACAACCTGCCCAAAGTCTTGATAGGGTTCTTTTACGTCATTCTTGGTTTGTCTCTTTTCTTGATGGGGCTAGAGCTTGCTTTGTTTCCTTTAGGCGAAACGATGGCGATGCAGTTGACGGAGCCGACTTTTCTTTCCGAATTTAAATTCAGTTCAGGTATAGACCTAGCATGGTTTGATTATTACTGGGTTTATCTTTTTGCGTTTTGTATCGGCTTTAGTACCACGATAGCTGAGCCTTCGTTAATAGCGGTTGCGATTAAAGCGAATCAAGTCTCTGGTGGCAGTATCAGTGTTAACGGGCTGAGGATTGCCGTGGCATTAGGCGTTGCAATCGGTATCTCGCTGGGCAGCTATCGGATTGTGGCTGGTGACCCTATTCATTATTACATCATTGTTGGCTACGTCGTTGTGGTGATCCAAACCTTTTACGCTCCCAAACTGATTGTGCCTTTGGCTTATGATTCAGGCGGTGTCACCACATCGACGGTCACTGTGCCATTGGTCACAGCATTAGGGCTCGGCCTAGCGTCAACCGTACCTGGGAGGAACCCGGTGATCGATGGCTTTGGGTTAATCGCCTTTGCTAGCTTATTTCCGATTATTTCAGTGATGGGCTATGCCCAAATAACACAATGGTTAAACCGTTTACACACCTCTGAGGAGAGTAAAGATGCGCTTTAA
- a CDS encoding regulatory protein ToxS, with translation MKLKVSIILLVLSAFLSGWLYWGSDAKVERLLTSHEWQSKMVTLISDTKQADSIGPLRKVELSSNAKYLPNGTYLRMSVVRLYGTQTAPANVINISETGQWDINDNYLLVSPTEFKDVTSAQRQDFSQEQLELITQVIKMDAEQSRRIDIVNPKALLLTSLNHGSTVLFSN, from the coding sequence ATGAAATTAAAAGTATCTATTATCTTACTGGTTCTTTCTGCTTTTCTAAGTGGTTGGTTGTATTGGGGTAGTGACGCAAAAGTAGAACGCCTACTTACCTCACATGAGTGGCAATCAAAAATGGTGACGCTGATCAGTGATACCAAGCAAGCGGATTCAATAGGCCCACTGCGTAAAGTTGAGCTGTCATCAAATGCTAAGTATCTACCAAACGGCACGTATCTGAGAATGTCGGTGGTTAGGCTATACGGCACACAAACCGCACCAGCTAACGTAATCAACATTTCAGAGACAGGTCAGTGGGATATCAACGACAACTACCTACTGGTTTCGCCAACTGAGTTTAAAGATGTTACATCGGCTCAGCGCCAAGACTTCTCTCAAGAACAACTAGAGCTGATTACTCAAGTAATCAAGATGGATGCAGAACAAAGTCGTCGCATCGATATTGTTAACCCGAAGGCACTGCTACTAACTAGCTTAAATCACGGTTCTACCGTATTGTTTTCGAACTAA
- the yfcE gene encoding phosphodiesterase gives MKLFFASDLHGSLPATEKVLELYQASGAQHLVLLGDILNHGPRNPIPEGYNPPAVADKLNEFSQEIIAVRGNCDSEVDQMLLSFPMMMDYSWVLLESGQRIFLTHGHLYNTTKRPALKAGDIIAHGHTHIPVAEYQDDIFIFNPSSVTFPREGHAASYGIYENGTFQVISLDGDVLVSGQL, from the coding sequence GTGAAATTATTTTTTGCTTCAGACCTACACGGTTCGCTACCAGCAACAGAAAAGGTATTAGAGCTATACCAAGCCTCGGGTGCCCAACATTTAGTCCTACTGGGTGATATCCTGAATCATGGCCCTAGAAATCCAATTCCAGAAGGCTACAACCCGCCGGCTGTTGCAGACAAGCTAAACGAGTTCTCCCAAGAGATCATTGCCGTCCGCGGTAACTGCGATAGCGAAGTTGATCAGATGTTGCTCTCATTCCCGATGATGATGGATTACTCATGGGTGCTGCTAGAGTCAGGCCAACGTATCTTCTTAACTCATGGTCACTTGTATAACACAACGAAACGTCCAGCACTGAAAGCGGGCGATATCATTGCTCATGGCCATACCCATATCCCTGTTGCTGAGTACCAAGATGACATCTTCATCTTTAACCCAAGCTCGGTGACGTTCCCACGAGAAGGTCATGCAGCAAGCTATGGCATCTATGAAAATGGCACTTTCCAAGTGATCAGCCTTGACGGCGATGTACTGGTTAGTGGCCAGCTTTAA
- a CDS encoding sulfite exporter TauE/SafE family protein: MDWINSLALFFGSLIANTLASLSGGGAGLLQFPLLIFLGLPFSVALATHKVASVALGLGAAYTHIKGGTLSWKICLYLIIVGSIGVVVGANIVLMIPDAIAQKLLGAMILALGVYSRLKKQLGQEEQLKNRDIKGWIFGGVGLALIGIINGSLTAGSGLLVTLFLVRWFGFTYKQAVALTMICVGLFWNGIGGIAIVQAGAPIYWVWLPILLLSSFVGGSLGAFLANRSSNQLVKTAFEILTFAVGIKLLL, from the coding sequence ATGGATTGGATAAACTCACTCGCTCTATTCTTTGGCTCATTAATCGCCAACACGCTTGCCTCTTTATCAGGCGGCGGTGCTGGGCTTCTACAGTTCCCACTGCTCATCTTTCTAGGACTGCCCTTTTCAGTTGCACTAGCTACCCACAAAGTCGCTAGCGTCGCTCTCGGCTTAGGTGCTGCATATACCCATATCAAGGGTGGCACGTTAAGCTGGAAAATTTGTCTCTACCTAATTATCGTCGGCAGCATTGGAGTGGTCGTCGGCGCGAATATCGTACTCATGATCCCAGATGCCATTGCACAGAAACTGCTTGGCGCAATGATCTTAGCGCTGGGCGTTTACTCACGACTAAAGAAACAATTAGGTCAAGAAGAGCAGCTTAAAAACCGAGACATAAAAGGTTGGATATTTGGTGGGGTTGGACTTGCACTCATAGGCATCATCAACGGTTCACTCACTGCCGGATCAGGCCTGTTAGTTACCCTATTTCTAGTTCGTTGGTTTGGTTTTACTTATAAACAAGCCGTCGCGTTAACCATGATATGCGTCGGTTTGTTCTGGAATGGCATTGGAGGTATTGCCATTGTTCAAGCGGGTGCGCCAATATACTGGGTATGGTTACCCATATTACTGTTAAGTTCGTTTGTCGGCGGAAGCCTAGGGGCATTCCTCGCAAACCGTTCAAGCAATCAGCTCGTCAAAACGGCTTTCGAAATATTGACGTTTGCCGTCGGCATCAAGCTATTGCTATAG
- a CDS encoding transcriptional regulator: MSNIGTKFILAQRFVFDPNSNSLVDQTSDGEVVRLGSNESRILLMLSERPNEVITRNELHEYVWRDQGFEVDDSSLTQAVSTLRKMLKDSTKSPEFVKTVPKRGYQFIATVERSAPLSSNDQPAAVEIAENDVEPSLTFATAPVAEEVVSETSAPEPISKLHEANAEVELTQTPAATEAKNSNKWLILGLLFAAVMMPILVLTFTNPAESEFRTLAEVDGVKVQSPINHPDLTSWLPAIEKCVLRYNTNHTGMLKPTEVIATGGQTNNLALNYIHPQEYSSENITLRIYANQSDVDDICKGGQ; encoded by the coding sequence ATGAGCAATATCGGCACAAAGTTTATTCTCGCACAGCGGTTCGTCTTCGATCCAAACAGCAACTCACTTGTTGACCAAACGAGCGACGGCGAAGTCGTGCGCCTTGGCAGCAATGAAAGCCGCATTCTCCTTATGCTGTCAGAAAGACCCAATGAAGTTATCACTCGTAACGAATTACACGAATATGTTTGGCGTGACCAAGGTTTTGAGGTTGATGACTCAAGCCTAACTCAAGCCGTTTCAACACTACGAAAGATGCTGAAAGATTCAACGAAATCTCCAGAATTCGTTAAGACTGTACCTAAACGCGGCTACCAATTTATCGCAACCGTTGAGCGCTCAGCACCACTTTCGTCAAATGACCAACCTGCTGCAGTTGAAATTGCCGAAAATGACGTAGAACCAAGCCTAACGTTTGCAACAGCACCTGTCGCAGAAGAAGTCGTTTCTGAAACAAGCGCACCTGAGCCTATTTCTAAACTTCACGAGGCCAATGCTGAGGTTGAGCTAACTCAAACGCCAGCAGCAACTGAAGCTAAAAACAGCAACAAGTGGTTAATTCTAGGATTGCTATTTGCCGCAGTTATGATGCCAATTCTAGTACTCACTTTTACTAACCCGGCGGAATCTGAATTCCGTACATTAGCAGAAGTTGATGGTGTGAAGGTTCAGTCACCAATTAATCATCCAGATCTAACCAGCTGGCTTCCTGCTATTGAGAAGTGTGTATTACGTTACAACACTAATCACACTGGCATGCTGAAACCAACTGAAGTGATTGCGACAGGCGGGCAAACTAACAACTTAGCCCTCAACTACATTCACCCGCAAGAATACTCTAGCGAAAACATTACTCTAAGAATTTATGCAAACCAGTCGGATGTAGACGACATTTGTAAAGGTGGCCAGTAA
- a CDS encoding DUF1538 domain-containing protein encodes MTAVLALFRAMLGSLRDLLPIVAVIAFFQLAVLQEPLPHLLSILAGLVLVVLGLTFFIFGLEMGLFPIGESMAQAFACKGSVFWLLIFAFCLGFGTTIAEPALTAVAAEAAEVAAEGGVIPNSNDEMEEYADGLRFTVALSVGIAILLGVLRILKGWPIQYMIIGGYIGVVVLTAFAPENIIGIAYDSGGVTTSTITVPLVTALGVGLASAIKGRNPMIDGFGLIAFASLLPMMFVMVYGMVVT; translated from the coding sequence ATGACGGCAGTGCTAGCTTTGTTTCGAGCTATGTTAGGTAGCCTTCGTGATCTACTGCCTATTGTTGCCGTGATCGCGTTTTTCCAGCTTGCTGTTTTACAAGAGCCGCTTCCGCATCTGCTGTCTATTTTGGCGGGTTTAGTGCTGGTGGTTCTCGGGCTTACCTTCTTTATTTTCGGGCTTGAAATGGGGCTCTTCCCGATCGGCGAATCTATGGCGCAAGCTTTTGCTTGCAAGGGTAGCGTATTCTGGTTATTGATCTTCGCTTTTTGTCTGGGATTCGGCACTACCATAGCGGAGCCTGCGTTAACGGCGGTTGCAGCTGAAGCGGCAGAAGTGGCTGCTGAGGGCGGTGTGATACCCAATTCTAATGATGAAATGGAAGAATATGCCGATGGTCTGCGTTTCACCGTTGCATTGTCGGTAGGTATCGCAATATTGCTTGGTGTACTTCGGATCCTAAAAGGTTGGCCAATCCAATACATGATTATCGGTGGTTACATCGGTGTGGTGGTGCTCACTGCTTTTGCACCCGAAAACATCATCGGGATCGCGTATGACTCTGGCGGCGTGACTACATCAACCATCACCGTGCCTTTGGTGACGGCATTAGGTGTGGGTTTGGCTTCGGCTATTAAAGGTCGTAATCCCATGATTGATGGCTTTGGGTTGATCGCGTTTGCTTCACTGTTGCCGATGATGTTTGTCATGGTCTATGGAATGGTGGTGACATGA
- a CDS encoding TIGR01777 family oxidoreductase, with translation MKILLTGGTGFIGSELIKSLNTDDVTLLTRNPEKAKQCLSHLNQNNLHYIQSLDELNDLNDYDAVINLAGEPIADKRWSDEQKERICSSRWLITEKIVELIQASTTPPEVFISGSAVGYYGDQQQHPFDESLQVEDESFPHKVCAHWEEIAKRAESDKTRVILLRTGIVLGENGGALKKMLMPYKLGVGGPLGSGKQYMPWIHMLDMVRAINHLLSLPHAQGEFNMCAPHPVTNKQFSSTLAKQLRRPHFLFTPKWAMSLLMGESSCLLFDSIRSKPKKLTEMGFIFSYSRIEPALKNLLQHQD, from the coding sequence ATGAAGATATTGTTAACTGGTGGTACTGGATTTATTGGCTCTGAATTGATCAAGAGTTTGAACACTGACGACGTTACATTGCTCACGCGAAACCCTGAAAAAGCGAAACAATGCCTAAGCCACCTGAACCAAAACAACCTTCATTATATCCAATCCCTTGATGAGCTAAATGACCTCAACGATTACGATGCAGTGATAAACCTCGCTGGTGAGCCTATTGCAGACAAACGCTGGAGTGATGAGCAAAAAGAGAGGATCTGTAGCAGCCGCTGGCTGATCACAGAGAAGATCGTTGAACTCATTCAAGCAAGCACAACACCACCTGAAGTCTTTATCAGCGGATCTGCCGTCGGCTACTATGGCGACCAGCAACAACACCCATTCGATGAATCACTGCAAGTCGAAGACGAGAGCTTCCCTCATAAAGTCTGTGCTCATTGGGAAGAGATCGCTAAACGCGCCGAATCAGATAAAACTCGCGTTATTCTATTAAGAACAGGTATTGTTTTGGGGGAAAATGGTGGTGCACTCAAAAAAATGCTGATGCCTTACAAGCTTGGCGTTGGTGGTCCATTAGGGTCTGGTAAACAGTACATGCCTTGGATTCACATGCTCGACATGGTCAGAGCCATCAATCACTTGTTGTCACTCCCCCACGCTCAAGGTGAATTCAACATGTGCGCTCCGCACCCGGTGACCAACAAGCAGTTCAGTAGCACCCTCGCGAAACAATTGCGTCGCCCTCACTTCTTGTTCACCCCAAAGTGGGCGATGTCGCTACTGATGGGCGAGTCGTCCTGCTTGCTGTTCGACAGCATTCGTTCCAAGCCTAAGAAGTTAACTGAAATGGGCTTTATATTTAGTTACTCAAGAATCGAGCCTGCATTAAAAAACTTGTTACAACATCAAGACTAA
- a CDS encoding CBS domain-containing protein, whose amino-acid sequence MSTSDKIRVSDVMANTYVIIDGLTTVLAAIEMAKKHKVKAIIVDKRHEDDEYGIVLMNDIAKKVLAKNRSPERTNIYEIMTKPALSVSAEMNVKYCARLFERFGISRAPVVRDNKIVGMVSYNNIVINGMVRDDV is encoded by the coding sequence ATGAGTACCAGTGACAAGATCCGAGTCAGCGATGTAATGGCCAATACCTATGTGATTATTGATGGCCTAACCACAGTGTTAGCAGCAATAGAAATGGCGAAAAAGCACAAAGTAAAAGCGATCATCGTGGATAAGCGTCATGAAGATGATGAGTATGGGATTGTGTTGATGAACGACATTGCCAAAAAAGTATTAGCCAAAAACCGCTCTCCTGAACGTACTAATATTTATGAAATCATGACCAAGCCCGCGTTAAGCGTGTCTGCCGAGATGAATGTTAAGTACTGTGCGCGCCTATTTGAGCGCTTTGGTATCAGCCGCGCTCCTGTGGTTCGTGATAACAAGATCGTTGGTATGGTCAGTTACAATAATATTGTCATCAACGGTATGGTGAGAGATGACGTATAG
- a CDS encoding SelT/SelW/SelH family protein: MNTESNQNSPTVLKATIAIHYCRQCNWMLRSSWLCQELLHTFSEEIEQVSLHPDTGGRFEIFCNGIQIWERKADGGFPEAKVLKQRVRNIIAPDRDLGHVDSK, from the coding sequence ATGAATACAGAGTCGAATCAAAACAGCCCAACCGTGCTGAAAGCGACAATAGCAATACACTACTGCCGTCAATGTAATTGGATGCTTCGCTCAAGTTGGTTGTGCCAGGAACTGCTTCATACCTTCAGTGAAGAGATTGAACAAGTCAGCCTGCACCCAGATACCGGTGGTCGATTTGAAATCTTTTGCAATGGAATACAAATTTGGGAAAGAAAGGCGGATGGCGGCTTTCCCGAAGCGAAAGTTCTGAAGCAAAGAGTGAGAAACATCATTGCTCCAGACAGAGACCTCGGCCACGTAGATTCAAAATAA
- a CDS encoding P-II family nitrogen regulator, which produces MRFKLILAFVEESKTDIVLDAARDAGATGATVINNARGQGLNQKRTFFGLTLEVQKDVLLFVVEEHLARHILETIGKVGEFDQESGQGIAVQIDVEDAVGVAHQVETLTKVVEDEL; this is translated from the coding sequence ATGCGCTTTAAATTGATCTTAGCGTTTGTTGAAGAGAGTAAGACTGACATCGTGCTCGATGCGGCGCGTGATGCAGGCGCGACGGGGGCCACCGTTATCAACAATGCCAGAGGGCAGGGGCTAAACCAAAAGCGTACCTTCTTCGGCTTGACGCTTGAGGTACAAAAAGATGTGCTGCTGTTTGTTGTTGAGGAGCATTTAGCCCGACATATTTTAGAGACGATAGGAAAAGTCGGGGAGTTCGACCAAGAGTCAGGGCAAGGAATAGCGGTGCAAATCGATGTCGAAGACGCGGTTGGCGTTGCGCATCAAGTCGAAACATTAACTAAAGTCGTGGAGGATGAACTATGA
- a CDS encoding co-chaperone YbbN encodes MQSPHIVELNEQNFRQVLEGSMQTPVLIHFWAPMSQESAQVIPELQTLTQQYNGAFTLALLNCEQEQAIASQFGVQALPTIALFVNGQPVDGLGGPQRIEAIVEMLGKHLPSQDELALRQALEQMQAGEHTQALTAMQQLPAELTSKGEVKLAIAECLLETQQFDLAEAQLATIPLEYQDNYYKGLVAKLELHKQAADSPEIQALEAALQQNPSDAKTASELALQYHQVNRSEEAMDLLWSFLVKDLNALDGDMKKEFMDILSALGQGNSVASKYRRQLYSLLY; translated from the coding sequence ATGCAATCTCCGCATATTGTTGAACTTAATGAGCAGAACTTTCGTCAAGTACTAGAAGGTTCGATGCAGACCCCTGTCCTCATCCATTTTTGGGCACCAATGAGCCAAGAGAGTGCTCAAGTCATTCCTGAACTACAGACCTTAACTCAGCAATACAATGGTGCATTCACGCTCGCTCTATTAAATTGCGAACAAGAGCAAGCCATTGCTAGCCAATTTGGTGTTCAAGCACTGCCTACTATTGCACTGTTTGTTAACGGTCAGCCTGTCGATGGCCTAGGTGGCCCGCAGCGCATAGAAGCGATTGTGGAAATGCTTGGCAAGCACCTGCCAAGCCAAGATGAATTGGCGCTACGCCAAGCACTTGAGCAAATGCAAGCTGGTGAGCACACTCAAGCTTTAACGGCTATGCAGCAGCTTCCAGCTGAACTAACGAGCAAAGGTGAAGTTAAACTGGCCATTGCTGAGTGCTTACTAGAAACCCAGCAATTTGACCTTGCAGAAGCTCAGTTAGCAACAATTCCACTCGAGTACCAAGACAACTACTACAAAGGCTTAGTCGCCAAGCTTGAACTTCATAAGCAAGCGGCCGATAGCCCAGAAATCCAAGCATTAGAAGCGGCGCTTCAGCAAAATCCAAGCGATGCGAAAACCGCATCAGAATTGGCACTGCAATACCACCAAGTAAACCGTAGTGAAGAAGCGATGGACCTACTGTGGTCTTTCCTAGTCAAAGACCTCAACGCTCTTGATGGAGACATGAAAAAAGAGTTCATGGATATCCTAAGTGCACTTGGACAAGGCAACTCTGTTGCTAGTAAGTACCGCCGTCAGCTTTATTCTCTGCTCTATTAA
- the htpG gene encoding molecular chaperone HtpG — protein sequence MSETATQNKETRGFQSEVKQLLHLMIHSLYSNKEIFLRELISNASDAADKLRFQALSNAELYQGDADLGVKLSFNADANTLTISDNGIGMSRDNVIEHLGTIAKSGTADFFSKLSEDQSKDSQLIGQFGVGFYSAFIVADAVTVRTRAAGLASNEAVQWHSAGEGDYTIEDITKESRGTDIILHMREDGKEFLNEWRLREVIGKYSDHIGIPVSILTAVKDDEGKDTEEKHWEQINKAQALWTRNKSDIEKEEYQEFYKHVSHDFADPLTWSHNKVEGKNDYTSLLYIPAKAPWDMMNRDHKSGLKLYVQRVFIMDDAEQFMPSYMRFVRGLIDSNDLPLNVSREILQDNKVTQSLRGACTKRVLTMLERMAKNDNEKYLEFWKEFGLVMKEGPAEDMANKEKIAGLLRFASTEVDSADQTISLASYVERMKEGQDKIYYLTADSYAAAKNSPHLEQFKAKGIEVVLMYDRIDEYVMNYLTDFDGKQFQSITKAGLDLSKFEGEEEKEKQKETEEEFKSVVERTQSYLGDRVKEVRTTFKLATTPAVVVTDDFEMGTQMAKLLEAAGQAAPEVKYIFEINPEHALVKQMADEADEQAFGRWVELLLGQAMLAEKGSMEDPSQFLGAINELLTKR from the coding sequence ATGAGCGAAACGGCAACGCAAAATAAAGAGACTCGTGGCTTTCAATCTGAAGTAAAACAACTACTTCATCTAATGATTCACTCACTGTATTCAAATAAAGAAATCTTCTTACGTGAGCTGATCTCTAACGCATCTGACGCAGCGGACAAGCTACGTTTTCAAGCGCTATCAAATGCTGAACTTTACCAAGGCGATGCAGATCTAGGTGTAAAACTGTCATTTAACGCTGACGCGAATACGTTAACCATTTCTGATAACGGTATCGGCATGAGCCGCGACAACGTTATTGAACATTTAGGTACCATCGCGAAATCAGGTACTGCAGATTTTTTCTCTAAGTTATCTGAAGACCAAAGCAAAGACTCTCAGCTGATCGGTCAATTTGGTGTTGGCTTCTACTCAGCATTCATCGTTGCGGACGCAGTAACCGTTCGTACACGTGCCGCAGGTCTTGCAAGCAATGAAGCCGTACAATGGCACTCTGCGGGTGAAGGCGATTACACCATTGAAGACATCACTAAAGAGTCTCGTGGTACAGACATCATTCTTCATATGCGTGAAGACGGTAAAGAGTTCTTAAATGAATGGCGTCTACGTGAAGTAATTGGTAAATACTCTGATCACATCGGTATCCCGGTTTCTATCTTAACTGCAGTTAAAGATGACGAAGGTAAAGACACCGAAGAGAAGCACTGGGAACAAATCAATAAAGCTCAAGCGCTTTGGACTCGTAACAAATCAGATATCGAGAAAGAAGAGTATCAAGAGTTCTACAAGCACGTATCTCACGACTTTGCTGATCCACTAACCTGGAGCCACAACAAGGTTGAAGGTAAGAACGACTACACAAGCCTACTTTATATCCCAGCTAAAGCACCTTGGGACATGATGAACCGTGACCACAAGAGTGGCTTGAAACTATACGTACAACGTGTATTTATCATGGATGACGCAGAGCAATTTATGCCATCTTACATGCGTTTCGTTCGCGGTCTGATTGACTCAAATGATCTACCACTGAACGTATCACGTGAAATCCTGCAAGATAACAAGGTAACTCAGTCTCTTCGTGGTGCATGTACTAAGCGTGTACTTACTATGCTTGAGCGCATGGCGAAAAATGACAACGAGAAGTACCTAGAATTCTGGAAAGAGTTCGGCCTTGTAATGAAAGAAGGCCCAGCGGAAGACATGGCAAACAAAGAGAAGATTGCCGGTCTTCTTCGTTTTGCATCTACAGAAGTTGATTCTGCTGATCAAACTATCAGCCTTGCGTCTTACGTTGAGCGTATGAAAGAAGGCCAAGATAAGATTTACTACCTGACAGCAGATAGCTACGCAGCAGCTAAAAACAGCCCACACTTAGAGCAGTTTAAAGCGAAAGGTATTGAAGTAGTGCTAATGTACGATCGCATCGATGAGTACGTAATGAACTACCTAACAGACTTTGACGGCAAACAATTCCAGTCGATCACAAAAGCGGGCTTAGATTTAAGCAAGTTTGAAGGTGAAGAAGAGAAAGAGAAGCAGAAAGAGACTGAAGAAGAGTTTAAGTCTGTTGTTGAGCGTACTCAATCTTACCTAGGTGATCGCGTTAAAGAAGTTCGTACTACGTTTAAACTCGCAACGACACCTGCAGTTGTTGTAACGGATGACTTCGAAATGGGTACGCAAATGGCTAAGCTTCTTGAAGCGGCGGGTCAAGCTGCACCTGAAGTTAAGTACATCTTTGAAATTAACCCAGAGCACGCACTTGTTAAACAAATGGCTGATGAAGCCGATGAGCAAGCGTTTGGTCGTTGGGTTGAGCTACTACTTGGTCAAGCGATGCTGGCTGAGAAAGGCTCTATGGAAGATCCGTCACAATT